The following are encoded together in the Glycine soja cultivar W05 chromosome 5, ASM419377v2, whole genome shotgun sequence genome:
- the LOC114412215 gene encoding GATA transcription factor 26-like produces the protein MGKQGPCYHCGVTSTPLWRNGPPEKPVLCNACGSRWRTKGTLANYTPLHARAENVDYEDQKVSRVKSISLNKNKEVKLAKRKQNYDNAASGGFVPDYSQGYQKVVDEDTSNRSSSGSAVSNSESCAQFGGTDASDLTGPAQSVVWDAMVPSKKRTCAGRPKPSSVEKLTRDLCTILHEQQSYFSASSEEDLLFESDTPMVSVEIGHGSILIRHPSSIARDEESEASSLSVDNKQCLMNEAYSFSSTIPMYSDRSGMNFSSHGVEKIKNSAGQIMKQEKLERDKSQLEKLQVPGNHDSPLCSIDLNDVVNYEEFMRNLTNEEQQQLLKYLPVVDTAKFPDSLRNMFNSFQFKENLIYFQQLLGEGVFDISLLGAKPEEWKTLKRLALSNLSKSKWVEHYNFLKKCENKSGKSIGLGSTAMESSYVTTAKRMREHDSQNQNFPELKTTMRSPKRVFIKPSCEVKEVVEEGSSFSPKSLFALPHGVGSLHMLDSFNFVGESSEDLLLEVPSNSSFPQAELLHPSLSYGAQVSTTSSSVHSLVTHP, from the exons ATGGGCAAGCAAGGGCCTTGCTATCACTGTGGAGTTACAA GCACTCCACTTTGGCGTAATGGGCCACCTGAGAAGCCAGTACTATGCAATGCATGTGGATCTCGATGGAGGACAAAGGGAACACTTGCAAATTATACCCCTTTGCATGCCCGGGCAGAAAATGTTGattatgaggatcaaaaggtttcCAGGGTAAAGAGcatttcattaaataagaacAAAGAAGTGAAATTAGCCAAACGAAAGCAAAACTATGATAATGCTGCATCTGGAGGGTTTGTTCCTGATTATAGTCAAGGATACCAAAAAGTTGTGGATGAAGATACAAGCAATAGATCAAGCTCAGGGTCAGCTGTCTCTAACTCAGAGAGCTGTGCTCAATTTGGTGGGACTGATGCTAGTGATTTGACAG GTCCTGCTCAGTCAGTGGTCTGGGATGCCATGGTGCCTTCCAAAAAGAGGACATGTGCAGGTCGTCCGAAGCCCTCATCTGTTGAGAAGCTCACAAGAGACCTGTGCACTATTCTTCATGAACAACAGTCTTATTTTTCTGCATCTTCTGAAGAGGATCTTCTTTTTGAAAGTGATACACCAATGGTCTCTGTTGAGATAGGACATGGAAGCATTCTCATCAGGCATCCTAGCTCTATAGCTCGTGATGAAGAGTCTGAGGCTAGCTCTCTCTCAGTTGATAATAAACAATGCCTAATGAATGAAGCATATTCATTTTCTAGTACCATTCCTATGTACAGTGATCGCAGTGGCATGAACTTCTCATCTCATGGAGTTGAAAAGATCAAAAACTCAGCAGGCCAAATCATGAAACAAGAGAAACTTGAAAG GGACAAGTCTCAGCTTGAAAAACTACAAGTTCCTGGAAATCATGATTCACCACTGTGCTCAATAGATTTAAAT GATGTAGTCAACTATGAGGAGTTTATGAGAAACTTGACAAATGAAGAGCAGCAGCAATTACTGAAGTATCTCCCGGTGGTTGATACTGCTAAATTTCCTGATAG CCTTAGAAACATGTTCAATAGCTTCCAATTCAAGGAGAACTTAATCTATTTTCAGCAACTTCTTGGGGAAGGAGTCTTTGACATCTCTTTGTTGGGGGCAAAACCTGAAGAATGGAAGACATTAAAAAGGCTTGCGTTATCTAATCTGTCAAAGTCAAAATGGGTAGAACACTATAATTTCCTGAAG AAATGTGAAAACAAATCTGGAAAATCTATTGGTTTGGGATCTACTGCTATGGAATCTAGTTATGTTACAACTGCCAAGAGAATGCGTGAGCATGACagccaaaatcaaaattttccaG AATTGAAGACAACAATGAGAAGCCCCAAAAGGGTGTTCATAAAGCCTAGCTGTGAGGTCAAAGAAGTTGTAGAAGAAGGCTCTAGCTTCAGTCCAAAAAGCCTATTTGCTTTACCCCATGGTGTTGGTAGCTTGCACATGTTGGATTCTTTCAACTTTGTTGGTGAGAGTTCTGAAGATCTGCTGTTAGAGGTGCCTTCTAACAGTTCTTTTCCACAGGCAGAGCTTCTGCACCCATCTTTAAGCTATGGTGCTCAGGTCAGCACCACTAGTAGCTCAGTACACTCTCTTGTTACTCATCCTTAA